The genomic window TTGAGCGGGGTACTGATGCGGAAAGAACAGATCGAGACCATGGCCGGTCTCCTGAAATCCATTGCCCACCCGATCCGGTTGCAGATCCTCTGTCTGCTCCAGGACCGGGAGTTGACCGTTGCTGATCTTCTCGCCAAGATCAAGACCAGCAACGGTAATATCTCCCAGCACCTGTCGGTGCTGCGCAACCAGGGGATCATCGGCAGTCGCAAGGATGCAAATTTCATCTACAGCCGGATTATCGACCAGCGGGTGGTGGAGTTGATTAATGCCATGGAGCGGTTGTTCTGCACCGTTAG from Desulfobacterales bacterium includes these protein-coding regions:
- a CDS encoding metalloregulator ArsR/SmtB family transcription factor produces the protein MRKEQIETMAGLLKSIAHPIRLQILCLLQDRELTVADLLAKIKTSNGNISQHLSVLRNQGIIGSRKDANFIYSRIIDQRVVELINAMERLFCTVR